CTGCGTCTGCGTCTGGTCCGCCACCCCCGCGCCTTCCTCGAGCGCGAACCTGCTGGTGCCGATGCCGGTGCCGGCGCCGGGCTCGCCGCCGACCCAGCCGTGCGTGGCGACCGTGATCCCCACCTCGTCCTTCACCTCGTACCGCAGCGTCTCGTAGAAGTCGAtcaccgccgccttcgccgcctgCAAGGACAGCCGGCAGAGCGCACAACGATTGATTTATCTGAGAGATCACTGGTGGTACAATTTTTCCGTCGGGAAAGGGGCGGGCTTACGGAGTAGAGGCTCATCCGGGGCATGGGCAGCCAGGTGTCGACGGAGGCGTTGACGACGACGCGGCCGTGGCTCTGGCGCAGGTACGGCAGCGCGGCGTGCGTCGGGTACACGTTCCCCCAGAAGTTGATGTCCATGAGGTGAGGGAACGCCGCCGTGTCGCCGGCCTCCTCGAAGAGGAAGTCGTGGCCCAGGCTCACCGTGTTCACCAGATGATCCACTGCAGACAGTCAGATACTCAGATTTACCACTTTGAGGCAGAGCATGGAAGAGATTGATTGTATGCACTCACGCTGGCCGAAGTAGCCGATGGTGTCGGCGACGAGGCGGCCGCAGTCGTCCTCGCGGACGACGTCGGCGGCGACGACGAGCACGTGGCCGGCGCCCAGGGCGCGCGCGTTCTCGCGGACCGCGAACAGCCGGTGCTCCCTCCGCGCCACCAGCACCAGGTTCGCGCCCCGCCGCGCGTACTCGTACGCCACTTGCTGCGCCGCACACGCCATAAGCAATCCTCGTCAATCGTTCGCCGGAGCTAGCTAGGCAGCGTGACCATGCAGTGCACGTACCTCGCCGATGGCGGAGGAGGCGCCGGTGACGAGGACGACCTTGCCGCGCATGTCCTCCTTGGTGAGCGCCTTCATGGCCCACTCGAGGGCGCGCAGGAAGGAGAGCGTGGGCCAGGCGAAGGCCAGCATCACCATGCTCGCCGGCGGCACCACCAGGTCCATCAGCGCGGTCAGCACCCGCTCCATCGTTTCCGATCCCTCCCCGCTCCGCCGGCTGGTGTCTGCCCTCTCCTCGGGCGGCAAGGTTAAGCAGGGCAGAGCGGCAAGGAGAAGAATCGAGGAAGGCAAGTGAGAGAGTGTCGAGTGGTTTCTACTAGTTCGGTGGGAGGATAAGGACAACGGAGCGTGGGTGGGTGGCAGCGGCGAGGACGCCTGCCGCCATGCATCGAGCTCGGCGCCAGCTGCCCAGCCACGAGGGTACGCACATACTAGGAGGCAAGGTTTGGCAGCTTCCTCCTTTCCCCAGGCCGCAGGGCTCAAGACATCTGGGGTAGAAGATGTAGATAAAAAATAACCCATTTTTACATATCTCCGAGCCAAAAAAACACATGTCTAACACATAGTATAGATATAAAAAAAATACATCACGTGCTCTGTCTAACATATAATGTAGATATGAAAACATTACATCACATGCTTCAAGTGATGTAAAATACAACGCTAATTTGCATCTCCATCTTCTAGTGTTGTAAAACGGTAGACGCGCGCCAACCGATCACAACTTTCCCTCCCCTCCTCCTACCACGCAACCACCTCCACGCCACGCcgcccgtccgccgccgcgccgcccgcccgcCGGACCACGCTGCACCCCGTCGTCACCAGATCCAGCCTCTCCACTTCCCTCGCTGCCGGTTCCAGCGCCCCGCCTTCACCCTCCCCCTGAAAATCGACCGCTATTTTGCCGCCCCGCTGCCGCGAGACGCCGCCCGACTGGAGCTCCCCGCCCGGCCCACCGCCGCCCGGTTTCCCTCGCACACCCGCTGCTACGCCACCCCCGCTTTTCCATCGCTCGATTTGAGGTTCTTACGCCACTCCGCCACCGCCAATCCACTGCCCGATTCGAGCTCCTACCGCCACATTTGAAGCTAGACGCTCAGGCGTCGCGCCGCTCCTCGTTGCTCAGCAGCCGACGTTCCTCTCGAAGCCCGGTTGCCGCTGTAGCTCGATCCTCAGCAGATTCTTCGGGGTACGAAAGAAGAGGAATGCAACCGCTGCTGCTTCAGTCGATTCGACGCCGCTGGTGGTTGCGGCAACTGCCGCCAGACATGGGCttcctcctccaccaccgcaagcccCACCACCAGCCATGGAGAAAGGCGCGACCATGCCTGCAGCCACCGCCTCCAACGTGTTTGGAAAAATGTCGCAAAGGCCATCTGCCATGTTACATCTTTAAATATGCATCATCTATTGAAGCACTTGTTTACATCACCAAATATACATCATCTATTGAAGTTGAGACTTTTTTGGAAATGTAAGAAGCATACTTTTATGATGTAAATTATATAACACCTACTTTTACATCTTCAAATATACATCTTCTATTAAAGATGCTCTTAGTTAGGTATCGTAATGGTGATGACAAATAAGCTAGGCTTGGTTATTACATCAACAAGTAAACCAGACTTTTTTTAGAATAAACCAGACCTTTTCTAATAAAGATATACAATGGGCATATTAGATCTGATAAATACAAAATGTTTGATAATGGGACTTAGGGCATCTCCTAGGCGGACCTGCAAACTGTCTACATCCGTCCGGACAATCCTCACCAGCCACCGACGGCTACAGTTGCGCCGACGACCGGAAGGGGAAGGGGCCGGCCCGAAAGTGGTGAAGATCCGCTTTTATTCACTTTAATTTCAAGTTTTAGATGTAGTTTCAAGTTGTCCGTCGTTCATGTGAATTTTGGTGGTCGTTTGTACATCCAATCTTTTGGTATTCTAGCCAATGTCTATTTGCTGATCTACGTATCCGCGTTGTAAGGTTTAGTATGGATATAGGGATCATATATGAGATACACAGATGTGAACGCCATTATTTGAGGGTTGCCGGGTCAgtgtgttggagaacgtagtaatttcaaaaaaattcctacgcccacgcaagatcatggtgatgcatagcaacgagacgggagagtgttatccacgtaccctcgtagaccgaaagcggaagcgttagcacaacgcggttgatgtagtcgtacgtcttcatgatccgaccgatcaagtaccgaacgcacgacacctccgagttcagcacacgttcagctcgatgacgtccctcgaactccgatccagccgagctttgagggagagttccgtcagcacaacgacgtggtgacgatgatgatgttctatcgacgcagggcttcgcctaagcactgctacgatattatcgaggtggattatggtggaggggggcaccgcacatggctaagagatccaagggatcagtttttgtgtctagaggtgtccccctgcccccgtatataaaggagcaaggggggaggcggccggcctaggacgagggcgcgccaaggggggagtcctactcccaccgggagtaggactcctcctttccttgttggagtaggagagaaggaaagagcgggagaggaagaaggaaaaggtggctgcaccccttgtccaattcggaccagaggggggggggcgcctccttccttttggcctctctcctctattcatgtatggcccaataaggcctatatactccccggcgaattcccgtaactctccggtattccgataaatacccgaatcacttggaacctttccgatgtccgaatatagtcatccaatatatcgatctttacgtcttgaccatttcgagactcctcgtcatgtccccaatctcatccgggactccgaactaccttcggtatatcaaaacacataaactcataatataaatcgtcaccgaacgttaagggtgcggaccctacgggttcgagaactatgtagacatgaccgagacaagtctccggtcaataaccaatagcggaacttggatgctcatattggctcccacatattctacgaagatccttatcggtcaaaccgcataacaacatacgttgttccctttgtcatcggtatgttacttgcccgagattcaatcgtcggtatctcaatacctagttcaatctcgttaccggcaagtctctttacttgttatgtaatgcatcatcccgcaactaagtcattagtcacattgcttgcaaggctgatagtgatgtacattaccgagagggcccagagatacctctccgacaatcggagtgacaaatgctaatctcgaaatacgccaactcaacaagtaccttcggagacacctgtagagcacctttataatcacccagttacgttgtgacgtttggtagcacacaaagtgttcctctggtaaacgggagttgcataatctcatagtcataggaacatgtataagtcatgaaaaaagcaatagcaacatactaaacgatcaagtgctaagctaacggaatgggtcaagtcaatcacatcattctctaatgatgtgatcccgttaatcaaataacaactcatgtctttggctagaaaacttaaccatctttgattcaacgagctagtcaagtagaggcatactagtgacattatgtttgtctatgtattcacacatgtactaagtttccggttaatacaattctagcatgaataataaatatttatcatgaaataaggaaatgaataataactttattattgcctctagggcatatttccttcagtctcccacttgcactagagtcaataatctagttcacatcaccatgtgatttaacaccaatattcacatttgtatgtgattaatacccatagttcacatcgtcatgtgatcaacacccaaagggtttactaaagtcaataatctagttcacatcgctatgtgattaacgcccaaagagtgctaaggtatgatcatgttttgctcgtgagagaattttagtcaatgggtctgtcacattcagagcagtatgtattttgcaaatattctatgtctacaatgctctgcacggagctactctagctaattgctcccactttcaatatgatccagattgagacttagaatcatctggaccggtgtaaaagcttgcaccgatgtaactctttacgacaggctcttttatcacctccataatcgagaaatatttccttagtcctcactaaggatattcttgaccattgttcagtga
Above is a window of Triticum dicoccoides isolate Atlit2015 ecotype Zavitan chromosome 5B, WEW_v2.0, whole genome shotgun sequence DNA encoding:
- the LOC119306749 gene encoding 11-beta-hydroxysteroid dehydrogenase B-like, translating into MERVLTALMDLVVPPASMVMLAFAWPTLSFLRALEWAMKALTKEDMRGKVVLVTGASSAIGEQVAYEYARRGANLVLVARREHRLFAVRENARALGAGHVLVVAADVVREDDCGRLVADTIGYFGQLDHLVNTVSLGHDFLFEEAGDTAAFPHLMDINFWGNVYPTHAALPYLRQSHGRVVVNASVDTWLPMPRMSLYSAAKAAVIDFYETLRYEVKDEVGITVATHGWVGGEPGAGTGIGTSRFALEEGAGVADQTQTQAQAQQWTKADTAPPLPAPGGQAVEAYARAVVDGACRGDARVRRPGWYDVFHVFRAFAPDVLGWTFRLLLSTAPAPPTVAGSGRRALVVAPVGAPAAALPAPPVRPLIEYPAAAAGRRPAAAQLHKLE